CAATTTGTCAGATCATTTACGAGCCAATGCTGAGTTTTGTTTCAGCGTTCTCTTTTTcaattgacctgttgatgcaaaCCCGATTGTCTCCGGATTTTAAGCCAGCCTGACCCTGAACCGGTTTTTCCTGCTTgatctgactgcctgcctgttttgcctgacCTGGTGCTGTTTATTGGAGTTTCTGAGTctgcctgatccctgcctgtTTATTCCACACTACTGTGTACCGATCCTGGACTGTTATATGACcactgagcctgcctgtcctcaTCCAGCCTGTCAGTGTACCGAACCTTATTCTGTTTCCCGACTCTGAGCCCGGATTCTGTTTTGGACAATCTAGCCTTTCTGATAAGCCGGTTTTGACCTTGGACTGTTTAGTTGGATCACCGAGCCGGCCTGCCCCTGTTTTTGCCAGtctgaaaataaacatcttaatcTTACCTGCTgtctggtttgaatactggATCCTCTGTCCTGACCTCATTCCCATAAAGTctttactgctgagagctaagggaatggatggatcgacGGAGCTATGACTCTAAGTTTgacaactgtactaaagagaaatctaggattagtTTTATTCTTCTCTGTTAATGATGACAAATATGCTGCGCTAACTCTTTGAatggtctttttatacaacagtagactgttataccagattaggtaggattcctcttggtgtgtagagggccattttctctccaatttcctaacattgtgcttcaaagaacacaGCTCTAAACTAAACCAGGGAGCAAGCGTCCTGTGAaaaatcaccttcttttttaaaggagttacactgtctaatgcaaaacacaacaagtaacgtggaaatttaaataattggagggagttaactcatttatactaacatagtcctcCTGTAGGCAGGTTTCTTagagataaaataaatcaatctgaatttcagaaatcaatttgttaacttACAGAGTCtttggagagagagaggcataatatttaataaaccacatatcattattttatttggttCAAATTGAGTCATATCGATTTTTaggagatttttatgatttcctccttttagatcagttttaaTCCAGTTTTTGCTGTGGGAAAGACTCTGTCTCAATAAGGTAATGGTTGAGTAACAGTACAgaggctgcagagaggtgtgttaaactacagctctgcttcctggtctggaccctgggttgtcagcattttggaaaAGTAATAAATttggccagattcctagaaagaagagctgcaccatccaaagtcggattgatgccgtctctccggatcagaccaggttttccccagaaagttcgccagcgacaaccagcagttgaatgatgacatgcggctaaacatgtcatcactggtcagatcaggcaggggaccagagaaaattacggagtcatacattgttttagcaaactgtCACACCGAAGAAACACTAACTTTAGCGGTAATCTttctgtatttacgcttatccttggTAAGCAGTTTCAGGTAGAATTTAATGTCGGTCGTTCTAGCCtctggcaggcatttgactatggtccctggtgtctttAGTGCCACCTTTCTGACTATGGAACTGCCAATTACCAGAGTccgcttctcagcgggtgtgtcacTGAGTGGGCAAAATCTGTTAGAatcgcagacgggttggtggtgatcttggagctggaatctagagctatgcttcctgcaTATTGTCACCTAGCCGGCCTGGTTGCTGGCTGCTTGGGTGCTACTGGAGGACCGCTACGTGAAGCTAATCtctgtggctccgcgctagctaAGGGGTGGCTATgggctggtttttcaacagcacagaGCCGGGTCTCCAGTTCTGACACCAttgcctccaaagctacaaaaacactacatttattacatgtaccatattatcactaaaggaggcagaggaataacttcTCTGCCTTCTCTGCTTTCTCTGTCAAcactataaaaataattttaaaatcggctcatttatgtttttctgtctgaCGTTGACTTTTatggttttgttgtttgtttttaagtatcCACTCTCAATTTtactaaattattttgttatattttgaatTATTGGCTTTctagggtgtgtgtgtgtgtgtgtaaatcaCTTTGGCCAACTGAGTTGTATTTTAAAGTGCTACACAAATACAGCTGGGTGAGTTGAATTGGTTCTTGTTCAGAGCCCTTTACGTTGTTCAAATGATCCAGTCAATATAGTCGGGTATCTTGGTACTAAAATTTACTGAAAGCTCTTTTGGGCCTAGCTGAAACATATTGGACACCCCTTTATAAGCAGTGGAACATTCAAAGACCAGTGGACTTCCAGAGACCTTGTGAAAGAGCATATAGGGCTCTGTAGTTATCGCTTATgttaaaatgaaatgttaatttatcagaaagcctttttaatttgttttatgctatacaaatgtgcaaacatTGTTCACCCAGTGTAATATAGGTCTTGATAAATCTATGTTGCATTGATTTTCATGATTTTATAAGAGGTCCCTCTGTTTCATTATGTATGACCGCAGACAGAGGAGATCATCATTTCACCTCACCCCAGCTTGTCAGAGTGAATGATTTCATATTGTTGGTCAATGATTCCCTAGAGCTGAACTTTAATGATAATGTGTAATATGAAAAATTAATGCAATAACAAAACATAGATTGCAGTATGGGATTTGTTTTATAGTTTGGTCCCATTAATATATCCAGATATATGCTGGGTAGTGATGTGGTGCAGTATTAtcttttctccagcagggaGCAAGAGGTGGACAGTGGTGCAGGTGCTGCCTATCTTCTCTAACCAAGCAGCACATTTAAGGATGCAGAAGCCAACAGGTGAGGAGAGTTGGGAATGGCTTGTAGCTGTGGAGTCGCTTGACCTGGCAGGCGGCCAGAAGGGGAGATGGCAGCGGCATTAGAGGAAAGAAGTACTTAAAAGAGTGTGGGAAATGTAAGTGTCAGTGTTGATCATCATGTCCCTGCGGTTGAGAGTGTGTAAGTCAGAGTTGGGCAGTTGGTGGGGGATATGATCGATAATCATGAGGATGAGGAAATTAATTTGATGCAGGAAAGTGGGGAAAGGAGTTGGTTAAGCAAACCAAGGGCAACAAACGAGTTAGGAATGAAAGCCAATCTGGAAGTAAAACTGAATCAGTTcatagaaagaaaaactgaaggcAGATAAATTTATTGTCATCTTGAGATTCATGGGGAAAAACAAAGGCCAGTTTTAAAAAGATGAGCCCTTTTACTCATACAATGGGTTTTGCAAAGTTATTGAAGGACGGAAACAGATTTAAGAGCAGTTATTCTCCCAATGCGCAAATCAGGTAACAATCCATCTAAGCCAAATAGTTATCGTCCAGTAGCGCTTACTTcaaatttgtgaaaaaatattgaatgaATGACAACAGAAAGTCTAACTTTTGAAATCAGATAGGCTTTAGTATAAAATGAATCTATAATTGCAGTGATCTTTGATATTGAGAAAGCATACGATATGAAGTGGAGGAAGGCCCTTTTGATTAAATGATACATGTTGGGGATTGGGACCAGGGTATTTGCTTGGATTAAGGCAAGgcgaggcaaatttatttgtaaagcacagagacaatgcaaagtgctttacatgattaaattataggaacataaaacagaataaaagcaagtaggaataaaatgtagaaacaaagtaGAACATGGGAatatagaaactaaaagcaaacattaaaaacagttggactacaaagttgaactaatgatgtttcagtaaaacagtttaactagaacagtcgaaggcagtcctaaacaagTGTGTTTTAACCTTCATTTAAAGTAACTCaagctttctgcacttttacagttttctggaagtttgatccagataagtggagcataggaactaagtgctgcttctccgtgttgggttctggttctgggtatgcagagtaggctggagccagacgcccttagtggtctggagggttgatatgctgataacaagtctgtgatgtatttaggtgctaagccattcattAAAGACTTTCTCTTTGGTAGACAGATTCAGGTTCGAGTTAATTTAGTTTTGTCCAGTGTGtattgtcatgatgcagcctgaaggctgcattctgaacatttCTTGCTCCTTCCCCAGTGCAGCCCCTATtgggaacacctgtcaggctgcaatcaaccttggattcattccacctgctctcacctcTATAagaactcacctcagtttgtccataGTCACCATCTCTTCTCCAGTCCTCTGAACATCATGCttgtcctgttcctgctcatGTCCTGGTCATGTtcccgtctgccagttcctgtacccatgcaacctccgtctggtaaatgactctggctttcatcatccacttcttgctgcttcaataaactctggaaactagctatgtgtgtgtgtgtgtgtgtgtgctgtgttctgggttcatccaagacaaatcatgacaagtaTACATACACTTGATAATGGTGCACTACAGGAAGGTTGTATTTGTCCTTTGCTTTTCGTTATcatgattaatgatattttttctAATGTTCCAGATAACATTGGTCGGCCTTTTTTTGTAGACGATGGTGTACTATGGAAAAGAGGGAGAAACATTGGAAATATATTAGTTAAGATTCAAAAAGCAGTAAATGATGTGGTTGAGTGGGAGTATCACTGAGGGTTTagattttcagtaaaaaaaactgaaacagtcTTCTTTTCTAGGAATAAAGTTAATTAGAATCTCAAACTGAAAATATATGGGAAAGAAGTGTAGAGCGTCAGATTCTTCAAGTATTTAGGTTTAATATTTGATTCACACCTAACATTGACAGATCATATTGATAGAATTTAAGGATATgcataaaaagtaataaatgtgATGAGGTGTTTGGCAGGAAGGGAAATGGGAACTAGTTCATtagttttaaagagaatataTTGTTTGGCTCAGAACGggtggacccagtattcgaggcagacaaacagtttaggtttaacagtttattaaaatcGGCAACGGAGCGGGAGGCGTCAGGAGGAGGAGataacaggttagtgaccacgcttatctgaaagtgtttgcacacaaatgtatcggtcactaacctggtcttaatgtccaGTCCGGATCCAGTAGTAGAGGTAGATCCCAGCTGGCGGATCACCAATCCCGCGCGGCGGTTGCCGCTCAGAGAGTCCTAGAGGCAGGTGTATCGGGAGTTggaggacaggcaggagatcAGAACCGTGAGGGCAAACATGAGCAGGATGAGCCGTAGAGCGAAGCCAAAGACGAAGTCTGGGACGTGGTCGAAGGTCGGAGCCAGGAgatcagagagccagtgaggtGCCGAAGGACATTCCAGGACAAAGTCGGGTCACAGATTCAGGTTCGATACACAGATCAGCAGACAGACTGAACGAGGGCAGGCAAGCTCAGAAGTCAGGAAACTAATCCGGTCGGTACACAGTAGGCAGAGATCAAGCAGGTAGTCAGGTCAGGCAGAAGTCAGGAATCAGATCAGGCAAACAGGATCAGACaggaacaggcaggctcagaggtcgaaaggcaaacaggtcaggatcaccAGAAGTCAGAACAAATAACGTTGGAATAAGTCTCACAAATAGCCAACACTGGTAATGATATATACTGGCACTGTTGTCTGGTcttagagctggttatatactagtgagagcaggtggaacagatctgaagtAATGAGGAATGGGCAGAGctaaacaggtgtgtgacatgagagattagaccagacaacagtgccgaaatcatgacatATATCAAGCTTTGATTAAGTCAGTAATTGATTATTGATGTGTAGCTTATGGTTCAGCAGCTGAATATCTACTGGAAAATACTAGATGTGATCCAAGCACAGTCTTTAAGAGTGTGTAGTGGTGCTTTTACCCCAGTGAATGCTTTACAGGTGGAAACGCTGTTAGAATTGAGGAGAAAACGGATCATGGCAAACTATTGGCTTCATcttagatgtcatagtgaattGCATCCTTCCAAGCAAGTGCTTGAATACGGCTGGGAATATGGGAAATGCCAAAAAGATCACTTTGGGAAAAGTTTTAACCACAGTTCAGTCTGACATTTTGTCAAAGAGGCTGTGTGAAGAATTCACTGTCGAAGGAGGGTGGATCCATTTGGAaccttacatttttttcatcagAAAGTTCACTGATAAAAGCTGGGCCCTTCTCTTTCTGATAAAATCATTACCAGTTTTGGCTATCTTCACAGATGTGTGTTATCACCTTTGTTATTTACTTTTTGTAAAAGCAGCTGTACCACTGGACATCCTGGCAAGTACCTTATTCATTTTGTTCACTTTGATGATACAGCTCTGGGGCCCATTCTTCGtatgttgcttaaaacatccgagatcaaataaGACATTCAAGATGATATCATCTTGCTAGTCATGAtctggctaattgggttcttcgaacacaccttttgtttattattagtttGGCTGGATTGAGCTATCTGAGATAattttaaaaaggggaaatgtgtcgatagtagaaacaattatcaccaacgctgctattggctgttcagcatggccaaagaacgtgcacagtttttctcccaagcagaacaagagcttttaatgaaaGGTTATGCTGagtttgagtcattaattaaaacaacagggaacacctcaaagtctgctaaagccaggagagagagctggcaaaaaatagacaaattaaatgcataagtgctgtccatgttagatgtttctataaccttctacagtatgtatttttgcattttaataatttcatatttactttgttcttttatgtcagagcctccacggcaCCCAGTGGAACATGGGGACAGGTAAAAGAGAAGTACAAGAattttctacaaaatggtagcctttaattatcatactgtattttaaaaagccacttttcCCTCTTTataaagccactgttaaatgatgtttgtctgtttataacagccaccaagaaaaatatctctacaattacactgtcgcgctgcgctacaggatcctgtctattgcgcaatacgcgattcaTTCAAAAAGCtatgcaaattattcttgcaccttccgcaacaggttgctgttgtaaaaatggacaagacactgctacgacagacttccctatctcctccgcttataaagccgcgatctaatcctgtttacatgaaataagcttgcgcacatgttgctatgacagcaagtccaggatgagcgTCGAAGAaacaaacaatccaagatcatgccaaattgtcaacaatcaaatccagctaactgagttagcgtcCTACGAAAAACGGGCCCCAGGTCAGCCATCTCCAAATGAGTGAGCAGGAACTCTGTTATTGTGTCTTCAGAAACCTGATACCCTGGTGAATAAATTAGTAGTATACACAGACTCATATGCTACAGGGGGTTGttgtttctgtctttaaatTGTCTGAAGTtaagtttgtctttttttttatttgtttttttactaagATTGTGTTTCTCACTTGATTACCtttgtttgttattattattattattattattattagttgaTTTAACTGGCCGATGTCATGTGTTTACTCACTGAGGAAAAATGTTTCTATTGGGACAGTAAAGTATCTACTCTTTTCAGATTACTGTCTTTTTTTGCAAGAAAGTAAGTTCAATTGCACAGATACCCTGTTATAAATGGTCAGCTCTAAATTCAGTAAACTAAAATTCTTGAAATGAAAGGTAACACGCCTTTTCTCAAACTGCAAACTGAGAAGTTTATAGTGGTTATAACTTGAAGAAGTATGGCAAACCTCTTCCTAATGCAATAGCACACATTTTTCACAAGGTGGGAGTGATGTCCTGTTTGTCAGTGTATCTCTTGCTGAAAGGAAAGCCATACACACAAAATTTCAGAATACAcaagtttattgtttttaaaatattaagcaGCACAAACTTAAAGGAGAGCAAAACACATAATTGAATAGTAGTAGAATCATCATTTAACTCACTTTGAATCTACAATCATCTTAGGGCTAAGGCCATTTTATGAAAGCGTTATGACCCATTTGTTAGAATATAGATTCAAAACACTGAAATTTGACTTCAATGTCAAAAAAAGATCTCAAACTCAAACGTTACCACGTTAGCTATgaagtttttttaaagagtaaaaTCAAACACGACTGGATTAGCAACGGTCTTAGCATTAGTTCTTGCTGAGAgtctttttcatcattttgttaATCCAGCTCAAATAATGAGGTATCTTAGTATATGCAGTCAGCGGGGAGTCATTTGGATCATTGTATAGGAAGGACACCACTCCATACGTGCTTCCATCTTCACATACCAGTGGACCTCCAGAATCACCCTGaaggaatgtaaaaaaaaaaaaaaatcacttgagTAAGAATCAGATGTCACATCATCAACAAAATGTGTTCACTTGCTATAAAAGCTAGAAAAACTTTACATACCGTACTTGGTCTAACATTTCCCTTTGAACAATATAAATTATGTTCAGCACACTTCTTATCGTCAGTCAATGTCACATTGATTTCCATGAGTTTGGAAGAAATCGGTCCAAAGGGATATGTTTGACCCCAGCCGGAGACAATACATGATTTCGGCAGAGTCCCATTATCATGGCTTGCCAGAGCAATGGTTTTCACATTCCTGTTCAACACTGGTTTGGGGGTCAGCTATGATGAGTAatacaaaatattaataaaaatacgAAACCTGCATCATAATATGCACATTTCCTGCACATGTATTGTTTACTAGCATGAATGTAACAGAAATTCCAAACTCATTTTgagtaaacaaaatattttgcatgagaaaaattaaaaacagcaaaaagtagaaaaacttatatttatattattaccTTTAGGAGCATTAAATCGTTCGCGTGTGGGGTATAATTTGGATGAGGAATTGCTTTTTCCACAGTTAGGTActgtacttttttattattatccaaAATGCTTGTATCATGAACTCCAAGGAAAACCTTATAATTGCTGTAATGAAATAGCATAAAAGAGTGTTATGCACTAGTTATTTCTACATAACCAATGATTGTATATTATTCAAATACATACAAAACTAttgtcaaaacaaaaagatgagCTTTTTAAACAGACCTTCCTTGGCAGTGGGCAGCAGTCAACACAAAATTTTCATTCAGAAGACATCCATTACAGTAGAACGTTTCATTGTTTTTCATGTGCTCTATGAAAGCCATGTACGGCCGGCTGTGTGGCACAGCCTCACGGCCTCCgattatttttcctgtttgacCTGTGGGGAGGATTACAGCAAGACTATCTTtaatataaacacatttatttaaacccAACACATAATTCCTAGTGCACTGAATTaccaaaaatcagctttttaaaaagagcAGCATGACAAATAGTTGTGCCTTATTTTCTGTTTGGGCTGAAACTGAAGTTTGATTTTTATAgtttatagaaataaaacatgataCAACCATCTCTAATAAGCAGCTTAGGTGTATGAAGCTGAGAGCATGAGCTATGAGCATGTACTAATCATGTTCCATTCAGTACTGCaatattttactgtgatatttAGTTTGTTACTGTTATTTCAAATCGCTCATTGTCTTCAATGTAacaagaaaagttttaaaaggttcattttgttcattttcttaCCTTGACCATGAAGAGTCAGCAGGACTATCAATACTGGCAGTTTGCTATGGGAGAACATGATGTGATCAAAGTCCGGCCAAGAAATGGTGTTGAGCAGCAGAGGCACAACTCATCTGCAAATTCAAACCTTCAAGTCACCCAGCTTTTAAATAGGAAAGGAAGAGTCTAATTTACATAACATGCAAATGATGTGGCTTAATTAAAGGCACATTAAGAAACAGCCTTACAGAAATtcagattattaaaaaagattttgGACTCTGAGCCATTGATTACTGGTGTGTATTTTGCCTACAAATGCGCATTAAAAGATACAGTAGCTCGGTATAAAGTGGGCACAGAGGCAAATATATAATAATGGGGCATGTCATATTTAAAGTGCACATAAACTAACAACTTAGCACAACCAGATAATTTGCATTGAACAATATCAGTTTTACTGTGACTACATCAGGTCTCTCCTGTTCAGTTCACCCAGGTTTCTGCCACCGAAAAACTAAAGGAATTgaaagactgaaacaaaacatGTGTTAGAACATGTTGACTAGAGAGAACTTACCCCAAATAGCTTTTCATTGAAATAATGATTGAAGATGATTAAAGACCTCTGATTGCTGTAACAATGTTCTGAACATTTGCACTGACTGAAAAGAATACctgttgcaaaaaaatatataaaaataaataaacctacTTTGTTGTTTGTGAATcagttcagttttgttttttctgttcctGTATGTCTGCTTAACTTAAGCAGCCATTT
The Fundulus heteroclitus isolate FHET01 chromosome 9, MU-UCD_Fhet_4.1, whole genome shotgun sequence genome window above contains:
- the LOC118556469 gene encoding granzyme B(G,H)-like, with the translated sequence MFSHSKLPVLIVLLTLHGQGQTGKIIGGREAVPHSRPYMAFIEHMKNNETFYCNGCLLNENFVLTAAHCQGSNYKVFLGVHDTSILDNNKKVQYLTVEKAIPHPNYTPHANDLMLLKLTPKPVLNRNVKTIALASHDNGTLPKSCIVSGWGQTYPFGPISSKLMEINVTLTDDKKCAEHNLYCSKGNVRPSTGDSGGPLVCEDGSTYGVVSFLYNDPNDSPLTAYTKIPHYLSWINKMMKKTLSKN